A genome region from Mycobacterium florentinum includes the following:
- a CDS encoding nuclear transport factor 2 family protein, with product MIAAEDVVLGLWQALSRRDWDAVKTFLADDCLYVDMPVPAVSARGPEDIVKRLKMGLEHLAGYENHDGVLLSNGTDVMYEHSETWTFSSGEQGVLRFVTVHKLADGKITVWKDYWDMNSLVSFAPPNHFEALANGDVSWIFDASGLV from the coding sequence ATGATCGCGGCTGAGGACGTCGTACTCGGGCTGTGGCAGGCGCTTTCGCGGCGGGATTGGGATGCGGTCAAGACGTTCTTGGCGGACGACTGCCTCTACGTCGACATGCCGGTTCCCGCGGTGTCGGCGCGCGGGCCCGAAGACATCGTGAAGCGACTCAAGATGGGACTCGAACACCTCGCGGGCTACGAGAATCACGACGGTGTGCTGCTGTCCAATGGCACCGACGTGATGTACGAGCACTCCGAAACTTGGACGTTCAGCTCGGGTGAACAGGGCGTGCTGAGATTCGTCACGGTACATAAACTCGCCGACGGCAAAATCACTGTCTGGAAAGACTACTGGGACATGAACAGCCTGGTCAGCTTCGCGCCGCCGAACCACTTCGAGGCGTTGGCAAATGGCGATGTGAGCTGGATATTTGATGCGTCAGGGCTCGTCTGA
- a CDS encoding dienelactone hydrolase family protein — protein MNPLQRYIADEIATDHVDGLLTRREAMRRLSLLGLGTAAAAALLTSCSVARDRSETPKAAPAPETSTGPARPPGTASARPTSPISWAGSVGQLQGAWAQAANSKGAVLVIHENKGLNDWVRSVAGRLAGAGYSALAIDLLSEKGGTAAFRDPAEATAALSTIEPEQFIHDMNSGIAELKLRAPGRKVGVVGFCFGGGLVWQLLSAGALGVSAAVPFYGPLPPNPDFAGCKAAVLAIYGALDSRVTGSQAAAKAALDRFGLVNDLVVEPNADHAFFNDTGPRYNATAAADAWQRLLDWLSRYLSP, from the coding sequence GTGAACCCGTTGCAGCGCTACATCGCCGACGAGATCGCGACCGACCACGTCGATGGCCTGCTGACCAGACGCGAAGCCATGCGGCGGCTGTCCCTGCTCGGGTTGGGGACCGCGGCGGCCGCCGCGCTGCTCACCTCCTGCTCGGTGGCGCGGGACCGGTCGGAGACTCCCAAAGCTGCGCCGGCGCCCGAAACATCAACGGGCCCAGCGCGACCGCCCGGCACGGCGAGCGCCCGGCCCACGTCGCCGATCTCATGGGCCGGTTCAGTGGGTCAGCTGCAAGGCGCGTGGGCGCAGGCCGCCAATTCGAAGGGCGCCGTCCTGGTCATCCACGAGAACAAAGGACTCAACGACTGGGTCCGATCGGTCGCCGGCCGGCTGGCCGGGGCCGGATATTCGGCGCTCGCCATCGACCTGCTCTCGGAAAAGGGCGGGACCGCGGCGTTTCGCGATCCCGCGGAGGCGACGGCCGCGCTGAGCACTATCGAGCCGGAACAGTTCATCCACGACATGAACTCCGGCATCGCGGAATTGAAGCTTCGGGCACCGGGGCGCAAGGTCGGGGTGGTCGGTTTCTGCTTCGGCGGGGGACTGGTGTGGCAACTGCTGAGCGCCGGCGCGTTGGGAGTCTCGGCCGCCGTGCCGTTCTACGGGCCGTTGCCTCCCAACCCCGACTTCGCCGGGTGCAAGGCCGCGGTGCTGGCTATCTACGGCGCCCTGGACAGCCGGGTCACCGGTTCGCAAGCCGCAGCCAAGGCCGCCCTCGACCGGTTCGGGCTGGTCAACGACCTGGTGGTGGAACCCAACGCCGACCACGCCTTCTTCAACGACACCGGCCCCCGCTACAACGCAACGGCCGCGGCCGACGCCTGGCAGCGCCTGTTGGACTGGTTGAGCAGGTACCTGAGTCCTTAG
- a CDS encoding TIGR03618 family F420-dependent PPOX class oxidoreductase, with the protein MTTLEDAVALAAAESGLAVISTVRADSTVQSSLVNVGLLRHPQTGESVLGFTTYGKVKLANLRERPQLAVTYRNGWQWATAEGRAELVGPDDSQPWLADDDQLRLLLREVFTAAGGTHDDWDEYDRVMALERRAVVLIAPTRVYSNG; encoded by the coding sequence ATGACAACACTCGAAGACGCAGTGGCGCTGGCGGCGGCGGAAAGCGGTCTGGCGGTGATCTCGACGGTCCGTGCCGACAGCACCGTGCAATCGTCGCTGGTCAATGTCGGTCTGTTACGGCACCCGCAGACGGGTGAATCGGTGCTCGGCTTCACCACCTACGGCAAAGTAAAGCTCGCCAATCTCCGGGAGCGGCCACAGCTGGCCGTCACGTACCGCAACGGCTGGCAGTGGGCGACCGCCGAAGGACGCGCGGAGCTGGTCGGCCCCGACGACTCGCAGCCGTGGCTCGCCGACGACGACCAGTTGCGGCTCCTGCTCCGCGAGGTCTTCACCGCCGCCGGCGGAACCCACGACGACTGGGACGAGTACGACCGGGTGATGGCCCTGGAACGTCGCGCCGTGGTGCTGATCGCACCAACCCGCGTCTATAGCAACGGGTGA
- a CDS encoding type I glutamate--ammonia ligase codes for MTAMHRAAAAVAQLEAEGVDTVIGTVVNPAGLTLAKTVPIRHVSTFADPGLGASPSWHAFAADQTGIAFTESAGVIGDQRVRIDPSALRIIDDGLAWAPAAFFEQDGTPVATCGRGTLSRVETALRDDGLEATVGHEIEFVLVDPDGGRLPSTMWAQYGLAGVLEHEAFVRDVIAAAAASGVGIEQFHPEYGANQFEISLSPLAPVPAADQLVLTRIIIGRAARRHGLRISLSPVPFAGSVGSGAHQHFSLTSPDGPLFSGGPGPGGMAPAGQSALAGVVRGLPEAQGVLCGSIVSGLRMQPGNWAGAYACWGIENREAAVRFVKGGAGSAYGGNVEVKIVDPSANPYLASAAILGLALDGIRRNAALPPETTVDPAKLSDSERERAGIESLARSQMDTIAALNDSALLRSILGDPALDMVVAVRRLEHERYGDLGPEQLADKFRMAWSL; via the coding sequence ATGACGGCCATGCACCGTGCCGCGGCGGCGGTCGCCCAGCTGGAGGCCGAGGGCGTTGACACCGTCATCGGCACCGTCGTGAACCCCGCCGGCCTCACCCTGGCCAAGACCGTGCCGATCCGGCACGTCAGTACCTTCGCCGATCCGGGCCTGGGTGCCAGCCCGTCGTGGCATGCCTTCGCCGCCGACCAGACCGGCATCGCCTTTACCGAGTCGGCCGGGGTGATCGGCGATCAGCGGGTGCGCATCGACCCGTCGGCCCTGCGCATCATCGACGACGGATTGGCATGGGCGCCCGCGGCATTCTTCGAGCAGGACGGCACACCGGTCGCCACCTGTGGCCGTGGAACGCTGAGCCGGGTCGAGACCGCCCTGCGCGACGACGGCCTCGAGGCCACCGTCGGCCATGAGATCGAGTTCGTTCTGGTCGACCCCGACGGCGGCCGGCTGCCGTCGACCATGTGGGCGCAGTACGGCCTCGCCGGTGTGCTCGAACACGAGGCGTTCGTCCGCGATGTCATCGCCGCGGCCGCGGCGTCGGGCGTGGGGATCGAGCAGTTCCATCCCGAGTACGGGGCCAACCAGTTCGAAATCTCGTTGTCGCCGCTGGCGCCGGTTCCCGCGGCCGACCAGTTGGTGCTGACCCGAATCATCATCGGCCGCGCCGCGCGTCGCCACGGCCTGCGGATCAGCCTGTCGCCGGTGCCCTTCGCCGGTAGTGTCGGATCCGGTGCACACCAACACTTCTCGCTGACAAGCCCCGATGGTCCGCTGTTTTCCGGCGGACCGGGTCCCGGCGGCATGGCACCGGCGGGACAGAGTGCGCTCGCGGGGGTGGTTCGCGGCTTACCCGAGGCCCAGGGCGTGCTGTGCGGGTCGATCGTGTCCGGTTTGCGCATGCAGCCGGGAAACTGGGCCGGGGCCTACGCTTGCTGGGGGATCGAGAATCGTGAGGCCGCAGTGCGTTTCGTCAAGGGCGGAGCCGGCAGCGCATACGGGGGAAATGTAGAGGTGAAGATCGTCGATCCGTCGGCGAACCCGTACCTCGCATCGGCGGCGATCCTCGGGCTGGCACTCGACGGTATCCGGCGCAACGCGGCGCTACCGCCGGAAACGACAGTGGACCCGGCAAAGCTCTCCGATTCCGAGCGGGAGCGCGCCGGCATCGAGAGTCTTGCCCGGTCTCAGATGGATACGATTGCCGCACTGAATGATTCGGCGTTACTGCGAAGTATTCTGGGCGATCCCGCGCTGGACATGGTCGTCGCAGTCCGGCGTCTGGAGCACGAGCGCTACGGCGACCTCGGCCCCGAGCAACTGGCCGACAAGTTCCGGATGGCGTGGAGCCTCTAG
- a CDS encoding cytochrome P450, with translation MKERLHWLAMHGFIRGVATIGLRRGDMQARLIADPRVAADPVPFCDELHAIGPMVKSRVGYLAVDHGVIHNLLRSDDFRVLVLGSNLPAPVRWLERRARDDLLHPLREPSLLATEPPDHTRYRKTVSAVFTSRAVAALRDRVEETAATLLDELASEPGVVDVVGRYCSQLPVAIISDILGVPERDRPRVLQFGELAAPSLDIGLPWRQYRRVQQGIAGFNAWLVDHLQQLRRSPGDDLMSQLIQTAESGSAETHLDETELTAIAALVLAAGFETTVNLLGNGIRMLLDAPEHLETLRERPELWPNAVEEILRLDSPVQLTVRRAVNDVELVGRQVNRGDVVLLYLAAANRDPSVFGDPHCFDIERPNAGRHLAFSGGRHFCLGAALARAEGEVGLRAFFDRFPDVRAAGAGTRRDTRVLRGWSSLPVALGRARSMAPVDL, from the coding sequence GTGAAGGAGCGATTGCACTGGCTCGCGATGCACGGCTTCATCCGGGGCGTCGCGACCATCGGGCTCCGTCGCGGCGACATGCAGGCCAGGCTGATCGCCGACCCGAGGGTCGCCGCCGACCCGGTGCCGTTCTGCGACGAATTGCACGCAATCGGCCCGATGGTGAAAAGCCGCGTCGGATATCTCGCTGTCGACCATGGCGTGATCCACAACCTGTTGCGATCCGACGACTTCCGGGTGCTGGTGCTGGGGTCGAATCTGCCCGCGCCGGTGCGATGGCTGGAGCGCCGCGCCCGCGACGACCTGCTGCATCCGCTGCGGGAACCCTCGTTGCTGGCCACCGAACCGCCGGATCACACCCGCTACCGCAAGACGGTGTCGGCCGTGTTCACGTCGCGCGCGGTCGCCGCGCTGCGGGACCGCGTGGAGGAAACCGCGGCCACCCTGTTGGACGAGCTGGCCAGCGAGCCCGGCGTGGTGGACGTCGTCGGGCGGTACTGCTCGCAGCTTCCGGTCGCCATCATCAGCGACATCTTGGGTGTGCCCGAGCGAGACCGCCCGCGCGTCCTGCAGTTCGGCGAGCTGGCCGCCCCGAGTCTGGACATCGGGTTGCCGTGGCGCCAATACCGCAGGGTGCAGCAAGGGATCGCCGGGTTCAACGCGTGGCTCGTCGACCACTTGCAGCAACTGCGGCGCTCGCCCGGCGACGATTTGATGAGTCAGCTGATTCAGACCGCCGAAAGCGGCTCGGCCGAAACACATCTGGATGAAACCGAACTTACCGCGATCGCCGCGTTGGTATTGGCCGCGGGTTTCGAGACCACGGTGAATCTGTTGGGCAACGGGATTCGCATGCTGCTCGACGCGCCCGAACACCTCGAGACGTTGCGCGAGCGTCCCGAGTTATGGCCGAACGCCGTCGAAGAGATCCTGCGGCTGGACTCCCCGGTGCAACTCACCGTCCGCAGGGCCGTCAATGATGTCGAGCTGGTGGGTAGGCAGGTCAACCGGGGCGACGTGGTGCTGCTCTACCTGGCTGCCGCGAACCGGGATCCGTCCGTGTTCGGAGATCCGCATTGCTTCGACATCGAACGCCCCAATGCGGGAAGGCATCTCGCATTCTCCGGAGGCCGGCACTTCTGCCTGGGCGCCGCACTGGCCCGCGCCGAGGGCGAGGTCGGGCTGCGGGCCTTCTTCGACCGGTTCCCCGACGTGCGGGCGGCCGGTGCCGGTACTCGTCGAGACACCCGGGTACTGCGGGGTTGGTCGAGCCTGCCGGTAGCACTCGGCCGGGCGCGATCGATGGCCCCCGTCGACCTCTAA
- a CDS encoding carboxymuconolactone decarboxylase family protein: protein MSRIGTFADDDIYSWATKSPDLGGAIANFSQAVYTKNRLPMRTREIARAVIAHDNECTVCMNTRDADGPAAGVDEELYEHALEWRTWPGFSEQERLAAEFAHRFGTEHTKLRDDEDFWTRANEHFSEELLADLAMSCALWVGMGRMLRTLDIGQTCMLTLPSRA from the coding sequence ATGAGCCGAATCGGAACGTTCGCTGACGACGACATCTACAGCTGGGCCACGAAGTCTCCGGACCTCGGTGGCGCGATCGCCAACTTCAGCCAGGCCGTGTACACCAAGAACCGGCTGCCGATGCGCACCCGCGAAATCGCCCGCGCCGTGATCGCCCACGACAACGAATGCACCGTGTGCATGAACACCCGCGACGCCGACGGGCCGGCCGCGGGCGTCGACGAAGAGCTCTACGAGCACGCGCTTGAGTGGCGCACCTGGCCCGGTTTCAGCGAGCAGGAAAGGCTGGCGGCCGAGTTCGCGCACCGGTTCGGCACCGAGCACACCAAGTTGCGCGACGACGAAGACTTCTGGACCCGGGCCAACGAGCACTTCTCCGAGGAGCTGCTCGCCGACCTCGCCATGTCCTGTGCGCTCTGGGTCGGCATGGGACGGATGCTGCGGACCCTCGACATCGGCCAGACCTGCATGCTGACCCTGCCCAGCCGGGCGTAG
- a CDS encoding 5'-phosphate oxidase — MARFETEMEVCPHCRRAAEATVEYVRDADGKVVRRRVHDINCRYGDCPGSEVPPHWG; from the coding sequence ATGGCGCGCTTCGAAACCGAAATGGAAGTCTGCCCGCATTGCCGGCGGGCAGCCGAGGCCACAGTCGAGTACGTCCGCGACGCCGACGGCAAGGTCGTCCGCAGGCGGGTACACGATATTAACTGCCGATACGGCGACTGCCCGGGTAGTGAAGTGCCCCCGCACTGGGGCTAG
- a CDS encoding (2Fe-2S)-binding protein gives MYVCLCVGATNHTVAECVARGASTSKEVAAACGAGGDCGRCRRTLRAIIEASKKHEPELESAASL, from the coding sequence ATGTACGTATGCCTGTGCGTCGGTGCCACCAACCACACCGTGGCCGAATGCGTCGCGCGTGGGGCCTCCACTTCCAAGGAGGTGGCCGCGGCGTGCGGCGCGGGCGGTGACTGCGGACGGTGCCGACGCACGTTGCGGGCGATCATCGAGGCATCGAAGAAACACGAACCCGAGCTGGAATCCGCGGCGTCGCTCTAG
- the bfr gene encoding bacterioferritin — MQGDADVLRLLNEQLTSELTAINQYFLHSKMQENWGFTEVAEHTRSESFDEMRHAEAITDRILLLDGLPNYQRLFSLRIGQTLREQFEADLAIEYEVLARLKPGVIMCRAKEDSTSAFLLEKIIADEENHVDYLETQLQLMEKLGEPLYLAQCVSRPPGSIA; from the coding sequence ATGCAAGGGGATGCCGACGTTCTGCGTCTACTCAACGAGCAATTGACCAGTGAACTCACCGCGATCAACCAGTACTTCCTGCACTCGAAGATGCAAGAGAACTGGGGCTTCACCGAGGTAGCCGAGCACACCCGTTCGGAGTCCTTCGACGAGATGCGCCACGCCGAGGCGATCACCGATCGCATCTTGCTGCTGGACGGCCTGCCGAACTATCAGCGCCTCTTCTCATTGCGCATCGGCCAGACGCTGCGCGAGCAATTCGAGGCCGATCTAGCCATCGAGTACGAGGTGTTGGCGCGGCTGAAGCCCGGCGTCATCATGTGCCGCGCGAAAGAAGACAGCACCAGCGCCTTCCTGCTGGAGAAGATCATCGCCGACGAGGAAAACCACGTCGACTATCTGGAGACGCAGCTGCAACTGATGGAGAAGCTGGGCGAGCCGCTGTACTTGGCGCAATGCGTTTCCCGCCCGCCGGGCTCGATCGCGTAA
- a CDS encoding enoyl-CoA hydratase/isomerase family protein has product MTLLIDDTNRVRTLTLNRPEALNAFNEALYDATAEALLAATDDPEVAVVVLTGTGRGFSAGTDLAEMQARITDPGFTPGKHGFPGMIDALSAFPKPLICAVNGIGVGIGATILGYADLAFMSSTARLKCPFTSLGVAPEAASSYLLPQLVGRQNAAWLLMSSEWVDAQEALRMGLVWRVCEPDELLDETRRYAEILASRPVSSLMAVKHTMTEPIRPGIVAATARENAHFAELMGAQANAAALADFTERKRN; this is encoded by the coding sequence GTGACGCTGCTGATCGATGACACCAACCGGGTCCGCACCCTGACGCTGAACCGGCCCGAGGCGCTGAACGCGTTCAACGAAGCGCTGTACGACGCCACCGCCGAGGCACTGTTGGCCGCCACCGACGATCCGGAGGTTGCGGTCGTCGTCCTGACCGGGACCGGCCGCGGCTTTTCTGCCGGCACCGATCTCGCCGAGATGCAGGCCCGCATCACCGACCCCGGCTTCACTCCTGGCAAACACGGATTCCCCGGCATGATCGACGCGCTGAGCGCGTTTCCCAAGCCGCTGATTTGCGCCGTGAACGGTATCGGAGTGGGAATCGGCGCCACCATCCTCGGCTACGCCGACCTGGCGTTCATGTCGTCGACCGCCCGGCTGAAGTGCCCGTTCACCAGCCTCGGCGTGGCCCCCGAGGCGGCCTCGTCCTACCTGCTGCCGCAGTTGGTGGGCCGCCAGAACGCCGCATGGTTGTTGATGTCCTCGGAGTGGGTGGACGCGCAGGAGGCCTTGCGGATGGGCCTGGTCTGGCGGGTCTGCGAGCCGGACGAGCTGCTGGACGAAACCCGTCGGTATGCCGAAATCCTTGCCTCCCGGCCGGTTTCGAGCCTCATGGCGGTCAAACACACGATGACAGAACCGATTCGGCCCGGGATCGTGGCTGCGACCGCGCGGGAGAACGCGCACTTCGCCGAGCTGATGGGCGCCCAGGCCAACGCCGCGGCCCTCGCGGATTTCACTGAGCGAAAAAGGAATTAA
- a CDS encoding adenylate/guanylate cyclase domain-containing protein, whose product MALPMLALWLLLGIPKVDLEWDNRVAHFVLVLSAALVSVVLGALIGREARTRDDARLWLVSLVFITTAGFFGVHALFTPGVLLETSDAEFMLPTRMGLVLAGGIALASAVNFTPSRNARLWAWRRRLSTLVWVLMVASAVLILCGTLDRLPNQAVLEDLEQIGALGGGALFTVAALAYFPIYRRRPAVVVMSVLSAFVLLAEASVALALGMSWHASWWLWHVLMTLAFCFIAYSARVQFRREGSVRGLFDSLATQQTIADLRRDYAVALEEMVDVLQRRERGDQVPPGAAAARLADRFELSEQQVAVLKRGAEALGTERERVRKLGTLIALGRESSVIQDEDALLARVMAAIADAFPGDRFRLGIMRDGTLSFRDDAISVAALELPLMVKGQVAGLIEAYRPDGAFDEADVALLGSFATQSSIALENARLYHHLDGLFRSYMSPAVATALLADPDQAGLGGAITEVTVLMADLDGFTPFAEATSPEQVVTMLNTYYGAVVPVILESGGTVLQFVGDAVMAIWGAPARQADHALRAAGAALELHSVVEEAACGHTDWPRFRVGINTGPALVGNIGAEQMRSFTAIGDTMNLAARLQNLAEPGQVVIGPSTSTELGTTARVSRHGWVKVKGKRDPVRLCVLHELAS is encoded by the coding sequence ATGGCCCTTCCGATGCTGGCACTGTGGCTACTGCTGGGCATCCCCAAGGTCGACCTGGAGTGGGACAACCGGGTGGCGCACTTCGTGCTCGTCCTATCGGCGGCCCTGGTGAGCGTGGTGCTGGGCGCCCTGATCGGCCGCGAGGCGCGCACCCGCGACGATGCCCGCCTGTGGCTGGTATCGCTGGTATTTATCACGACGGCCGGCTTTTTCGGGGTGCACGCCCTGTTCACGCCGGGCGTGCTGCTGGAGACCTCCGACGCGGAGTTCATGTTGCCGACGCGGATGGGCCTCGTCCTGGCCGGTGGGATCGCCCTGGCGTCGGCGGTGAATTTCACCCCGTCGAGAAACGCCCGGCTATGGGCGTGGCGAAGACGGCTGTCGACGCTGGTCTGGGTCCTGATGGTGGCCTCGGCGGTCTTGATCCTGTGCGGCACGCTGGACCGATTACCGAATCAAGCGGTGCTGGAAGACTTGGAACAGATCGGGGCGCTGGGCGGCGGAGCGTTGTTCACGGTGGCGGCGCTGGCCTACTTCCCGATCTATCGTCGACGCCCCGCGGTTGTCGTCATGTCGGTGCTCAGCGCCTTCGTGCTGCTGGCCGAGGCGTCGGTGGCGCTGGCACTCGGCATGAGCTGGCACGCGTCCTGGTGGCTGTGGCACGTGCTCATGACGTTGGCCTTCTGTTTCATCGCCTACAGCGCGCGGGTGCAGTTCCGCCGCGAGGGCTCGGTGCGAGGGTTGTTCGATTCACTGGCCACCCAGCAGACCATCGCCGATCTGCGCCGCGATTATGCCGTGGCGCTAGAGGAGATGGTCGACGTGCTGCAGCGCCGCGAGCGTGGCGACCAGGTGCCGCCCGGCGCCGCCGCGGCACGGCTGGCCGACCGGTTCGAGCTATCGGAACAACAGGTCGCGGTCCTCAAGCGCGGCGCGGAGGCGCTCGGCACCGAGCGCGAACGCGTGCGCAAGCTGGGCACCCTGATCGCCCTGGGCCGGGAGTCCAGCGTCATCCAGGACGAGGACGCATTGCTTGCCCGGGTTATGGCGGCCATCGCCGACGCCTTCCCCGGGGACCGATTTCGACTGGGCATCATGCGCGACGGGACGCTCAGTTTTCGCGACGACGCGATATCCGTCGCTGCGCTGGAGCTGCCGCTGATGGTCAAGGGGCAGGTCGCCGGTCTGATCGAGGCGTATCGACCGGACGGCGCGTTCGACGAGGCCGACGTCGCGCTGCTGGGATCGTTCGCCACTCAATCCTCGATCGCACTGGAAAACGCCCGGCTCTACCACCACCTCGACGGCCTGTTCCGCAGTTACATGTCGCCCGCGGTCGCGACCGCGCTGCTCGCCGACCCCGATCAGGCCGGTCTGGGTGGCGCGATCACCGAGGTGACGGTGTTGATGGCCGACTTGGATGGCTTCACCCCATTCGCGGAAGCAACATCTCCGGAGCAAGTGGTCACCATGCTGAATACCTACTACGGCGCGGTCGTTCCGGTCATTCTCGAGTCGGGCGGCACCGTCCTGCAATTCGTCGGCGACGCGGTGATGGCGATTTGGGGTGCTCCGGCTCGCCAGGCCGATCACGCGTTGCGGGCCGCGGGTGCCGCACTCGAGCTGCACTCCGTCGTCGAGGAGGCGGCGTGCGGGCATACCGACTGGCCGCGGTTTCGGGTCGGGATCAACACCGGGCCCGCCCTGGTGGGCAACATCGGCGCCGAGCAGATGCGCAGCTTCACCGCGATCGGGGACACCATGAATCTGGCCGCACGCCTGCAGAACTTGGCCGAGCCGGGCCAGGTGGTGATCGGCCCCAGCACCTCGACCGAGCTCGGTACGACCGCCCGGGTCAGCCGCCATGGCTGGGTGAAGGTCAAAGGCAAGCGCGATCCCGTCCGACTTTGCGTGCTGCACGAATTAGCCTCATAG
- a CDS encoding amidohydrolase family protein, with the protein MAGSSALARHIGEVALIDHHVHGCWSEPGDRRRFENALNEANTEPLADSGFDSQLGFAVRAHCAPILELPKHIDPQVYWERRSEFTESELAQLFLPAAGVSDWLVDTGITSGTTDIAEFTALSGNRAHEIVRLEQVAEQAAQAPGDYASAFEAILNERAPGAVGTKSILAYRGGFDGDLTEPRAAEVAEAADRWRDLGGTRLQDRVLLRFGLHQALRLGKPLQFHVGFGDRDCDLHKANPLYLLEFLRQSGDTPIMLLHCYPYEREAGYLAQAFNNVYLDGGLSINHLGARAPAFIARLLEMAPFRKILYSSDGFGPAELHYLGATLWRRGIHRVLHDFVEDGEWSEADAIRVVDLIAHQNAARVYRLGAG; encoded by the coding sequence GTGGCTGGCTCGTCGGCGCTCGCCCGCCACATCGGCGAAGTGGCATTGATCGACCACCATGTCCACGGCTGCTGGTCGGAGCCGGGGGATCGGCGACGCTTCGAGAACGCCCTCAACGAGGCCAACACCGAACCCCTGGCCGACTCGGGCTTCGATTCACAGCTCGGCTTCGCGGTGCGGGCCCACTGCGCCCCGATCCTGGAATTGCCCAAACACATTGATCCACAAGTCTATTGGGAGCGTCGCAGCGAATTCACCGAAAGCGAGCTGGCGCAGCTGTTCCTGCCGGCGGCCGGAGTCAGCGACTGGCTGGTGGACACCGGAATCACGTCCGGCACAACAGATATCGCCGAATTCACCGCATTGTCCGGTAACCGTGCACACGAGATCGTTCGTCTCGAGCAGGTAGCCGAACAGGCCGCGCAAGCGCCCGGCGATTACGCGTCGGCATTCGAAGCGATCCTCAATGAGCGCGCGCCCGGTGCCGTCGGCACCAAGTCAATCCTGGCTTACCGGGGCGGTTTCGACGGCGACCTGACCGAACCGCGCGCAGCCGAAGTCGCCGAGGCCGCCGACCGATGGCGGGATCTCGGCGGGACCCGGCTACAGGATCGAGTTCTGCTGCGTTTCGGATTGCACCAGGCGTTGCGGCTCGGCAAGCCACTGCAATTCCATGTCGGTTTCGGCGACCGCGACTGCGATCTCCACAAAGCCAATCCGCTTTATCTGCTGGAATTTCTGCGTCAATCCGGCGACACCCCGATCATGTTGCTGCACTGCTACCCCTACGAGCGCGAGGCGGGTTATCTTGCGCAAGCCTTCAACAACGTCTACCTCGACGGCGGATTGAGCATCAATCACCTGGGTGCTCGGGCACCGGCGTTCATCGCCCGGCTGCTGGAAATGGCACCGTTTCGCAAGATCCTGTATTCCTCGGACGGCTTCGGGCCGGCTGAATTGCACTATTTGGGTGCTACGTTGTGGCGCAGGGGGATTCATCGGGTGCTGCACGACTTCGTCGAGGACGGCGAGTGGAGCGAGGCCGACGCGATCCGGGTGGTCGATCTGATCGCCCACCAGAACGCCGCCCGCGTCTATCGGCTCGGCGCGGGCTAG